One part of the Dermacentor andersoni chromosome 2, qqDerAnde1_hic_scaffold, whole genome shotgun sequence genome encodes these proteins:
- the LOC126541661 gene encoding zinc finger protein 131-like: MTNSPATRHKGLPVTYTYLIPSTPTSPQPWHKEVSPPPMARRDDAGCFTCASCHKEFSSEYDFVIHQRRHTGERPFQCSRCFESFASASALLLHRGSVHDSRSPFRCTFCGRTFNEGDAYSHHLSRHRRTGFCFRCSCTRLFRDEEEIRAHLAVHESGNGHKCPCCRRVYESLLALGAHFTKHEKAGKTKMMKTPPRRISR, encoded by the exons ATGACTAACAGTCCAGCCACACGTCACAAAG GCCTACCGGTGACATACACTTACTTGATCCCATCAACGCCGACCAGCCCGCAACCGTGGCACAAAGAAGTTTCCCCGCCCCCGATGGCCCGGCGAGACGACGCTGGCTGCTTCACATGCGCCTCCTGCCACAAGGAGTTCAGCAGCGAGTACGACTTCGTGATACATCAGAGGCGGCACACGGGAGAGCGACCATTTCAGTGTTCCAG GTGCTTCGAGTCATTTGCATCGGCGTCAGCTCTGCTATTGCATCGGGGCAGCGTGCATGACAGTCGGTCACCGTTCCGATGCACCTTCTGTGGACGCACCTTCAACGAGGGCGATGCCTACTCACACCACCTGAGCCGGCACCGACGAACAGGCTTCTGCTTTCGTTGTTCATGCACACGGCTCTTCCGCGATGAAGAAGAGATCAGGGCACACTTGGCTGTGCATGAGAGCGGCAACGGACACAAATGCCCGTGCTGCCGCAGGGTGTATGAGTCGCTCCTCGCGCTCGGCGCACACTTTACCAAGCACGAGAAGGCTGGTAAGACGAAGATGATGAAGACACCACCACGACGCATCTCCCGGTGA